A region from the Aegilops tauschii subsp. strangulata cultivar AL8/78 chromosome 5, Aet v6.0, whole genome shotgun sequence genome encodes:
- the LOC109768696 gene encoding eukaryotic translation initiation factor 3 subunit A-like, translating into MWVIEYFGKINYAGRQRELSLSQEAFRSVEDIHGLMSMVQRTPKPSVLAVYYAKLTEIFWTSESHYLYHAYAWLELFNLHRSHNKNLTQKDLQLLASSALLAALSVTPYYDHESGLSHLELENEKERSSRMANLLNFSFDSKRENREQVSRASLLSELAASGVVSCASQEVQDLYNLMEHEFLPLDLALKVQPLLSKISTVGGKLSAAPSVPEIQLSQYQPALEKLTTLRVLQQASRVFQSMRIDTLSRMIPFFDFNVVEKIAVDAVKHNFVAMKVDHLSGAVRFSNTEIESDVFGASHLIGVLADSLNKAVHKPSEVGEDSISLAGVVEKEHQRLLARKSIIEKRKEDYERQILEKEKAEEARRLSIQKKSADEERERLLKERRLREQQRIRQEIEDRAQREIGKTEQKVTKQGAMELVSRYLAYKMSRQGMEKKLEKLARRMDHLERARRQEEAPLIEEAFRKRVEEEKLLHEQEQLRETELSDQRHAGDLLEKKRLSRLLDHKNAFQERVVQGREAEFLSLTKEREERINQLISSRKRERETARKLTYYLKMEERRIQRAREEEEQRIQRAREEEEQRIQRAREEEEQREEEERKRRGEAPPASSNQPWRRRSGPPANSSSSGSWRH; encoded by the exons ATGTGGGTCATCGAGTATTTTGGGAAGATCAATTATGCGGGCAGGCAGAGAG AGCTTTCGCTTTCCCAGGAAGCCTTCCGATCCGTCGAGGACATCCATGGCTTGATGAGCATGGTTCAGAGGACTCCAAAACCATCCGTCCTGGCCGTGTATTACGCCAAGCTGACTGAGATATTCTGGACATCTGAGAGTCACTACTTGTACCATGCATATGCATGGCTGGAGCTCTTCAACTTGCACAGGAGTCACAATAAGAATTTAACTCAGAAGGATCTGCAGTTACTAGCGTCTTCTGCTTTGCTCGCCGCACTTTCTGTTACACCATATTATGACCATGAGTCTGGTCTATCTCATCTGGAGCTTGAAAACGAAAAGGAGCGCAGCTCGCGTATGGCCAACCTTCTCAATTTCTCCTTTGACTCCAAGCGTGAGAACAGAGAACAG GTTTCAAGAGCATCTCTTCTTTCTGAGTTGGCTGCCAGCGGTGTGGTTTCATGTGCTTCCCAGGAAGTGCAAGATCTATACAACCTTATGGAGCATGAGTTCCTTCCTCTGGATCTAGCATTAAAAGTGCAACCTCTGCTTTCCAAGATTTCTACCGTCGGAGGAAAGCTTTCAGCTGCGCCTTCTGTTCCGGAGATTCAGTTATCGCAGTACCAACCTGCATTGGAGAAGCTTACTACACTGAGGGTGCTGCAGCAG GCATCTCGTGTTTTCCAGTCCATGAGAATTGATACACTCTCTAGAATGATCCCCTTCTTTGATTTCAATGTCGTGGAGAAGATCGCTGTTGATGCCGTCAAGCACAATTTTGTTGCTATGAAAGTTGACCATTTGTCTGGAGCTGTTCGTTTCAGCAACACAGAGATAGAATCTGATGTGTTTGGTGCTAGTCACCTTATTGGTGTCCTCGCTGATTCCCTAAACAAAGCTGTGCATAAGCCATCCGAAGTCGGTGAAGACTCGATTAGTCTTGCTGGAGTGGTGGAGAAAGAACATCAAAGGCTTCTCGCAAGGAAATCAATCATTGAAAAACGTAAAGAAGACTATGAGCGTCAGATATTGGAAAAGGAAAAGGCAGAGGAGGCAAGGAGATTGAGCATTCAGAAGAAATCCGCAGACGAAGAAAGGGAGAGGCTTTTGAAGGAACGGAGGCTCAGGGAGCAGCAGAGGATCCGTCAGGAAATAGAGGACAGAGCGCAGAGAGAAATAGGAAAAACAGAACAAAAAGTAACAAAACAAGGCGCCATGGAGCTTGTATCGCGTTACCTAGCTTATAAAATGTCGCGTCAGGGGATGGAGAAGAAGCTGGAGAAGCTAGCAAGGAGAATGGATCACTTGGAGAGGGCAAGACGGCAGGAGGAAGCGCCACTGATCGAGGAGGCCTTCCGAAAACGCGTCGAGGAAGAGAAGCTCCTCCACGAGCAGGAGCAGCTGAGAGAGACTGAGCTCAGCGATCAACGCCACGCGGGTGACTTGCTGGAGAAGAAGAGGCTCTCTCGATTGTTGGACCATAAGAATGCTTTCCAGGAAAGAGTTGTCCAAGGCCGAGAAGCCGAGTTTCTTAGCCTGACGAAAGAGAGGGAGGAAAGGATCAACCAGTTGATCTCGTCAAGAAAACGTGAACGGGAGACTGCTCGGAAACTGACGTATTATCTGAAGATGGAGGAACGGCGGATCCAAAGGGCACGTGAGGAAGAGGAACAGCGGATCCAAAGGGCGCGCGAGGAAGAGGAACAGCGGATCCAAAGGGCGCGTGAGGAAGAGGAGCAACGTGAAGAGgaagagaggaagaggaggggagaagctCCTCCTGCAAGCAGTAATCAACCCTGGCGTCGTAGATCAGGGCCACCGGCAAACTCTTCTTCGTCCGGCAGCTGGAGGCACTGA